One window from the genome of Dyella sp. A6 encodes:
- a CDS encoding MFS transporter, with product MAGERHGQAAAIRATRLVFLAAGIGVSAWAPMVPYAKARLGLDDATLGLVLLAFGGGSMVSMPLVGFLTHRFGSRRVIVAGGLLTGLVLPLLAVVPDARMLAIALLLFGVGLGAIDVAMNAHAVQVERRAGRPLMSGFHGMFSIGGLGGAAGMSALLASGVPLVFATLAVSVLLLAAVLTQWPSLLDEVAWTAHRPALAMPRGVVLLLGVLCLISFLAEGSMLDWSALLLRDCRGFSSASAGIGYAMFSVAMALGRLTGDRAVAWLGPVHTVRAGACMAAAGFLMASLLPWPWMSLAGFVLVGIGAANIVPVMFGAAGRLPGTSPGIAIATVTTLGYVGMLCGPALVGVVAHISSLPLALAGVGVTLLLTAASAGVVAPRVSTSD from the coding sequence ATGGCCGGTGAGCGCCATGGCCAGGCAGCGGCGATCCGCGCAACGCGACTGGTTTTCCTGGCCGCCGGCATCGGCGTGTCGGCGTGGGCGCCGATGGTGCCTTATGCCAAGGCAAGGCTGGGCCTGGACGACGCCACGCTGGGACTGGTGCTGCTGGCGTTCGGCGGCGGTTCGATGGTGTCGATGCCGCTGGTCGGCTTTCTGACCCATCGTTTCGGCAGCCGGCGGGTGATCGTGGCCGGCGGGCTGCTGACCGGCCTGGTGTTGCCGCTGTTGGCGGTGGTGCCGGATGCCCGCATGCTGGCCATCGCGCTGCTGCTGTTCGGGGTCGGGCTGGGCGCGATCGATGTGGCGATGAACGCGCATGCGGTGCAGGTGGAGCGTCGTGCCGGTCGGCCGCTGATGTCCGGGTTCCACGGCATGTTCAGCATCGGCGGCCTCGGTGGCGCTGCCGGCATGAGTGCGTTGCTGGCCTCCGGCGTGCCGCTGGTATTTGCCACGCTAGCGGTTTCCGTGCTGCTGCTTGCGGCGGTGCTTACGCAGTGGCCAAGCCTGCTCGACGAGGTGGCCTGGACGGCTCATCGTCCTGCGCTGGCCATGCCGCGCGGGGTGGTCCTGCTACTTGGCGTGTTGTGCCTGATCAGCTTTCTGGCCGAGGGCTCGATGCTGGACTGGAGCGCGCTGCTGCTGCGCGACTGCCGTGGATTTTCCAGCGCCTCTGCCGGTATCGGCTACGCGATGTTTTCGGTGGCGATGGCGCTGGGTCGTCTGACCGGTGACCGTGCAGTGGCCTGGCTGGGTCCAGTGCACACGGTGCGGGCCGGCGCGTGCATGGCGGCGGCGGGGTTCCTGATGGCGTCGTTGCTGCCGTGGCCGTGGATGTCGCTGGCAGGTTTCGTACTGGTGGGCATCGGCGCGGCCAATATCGTGCCGGTGATGTTCGGCGCGGCCGGCCGCTTGCCGGGTACCTCGCCGGGCATCGCCATCGCGACCGTGACCACGCTGGGCTACGTGGGCATGCTGTGCGGTCCTGCCCTGGTCGGTGTGGTGGCACACATCAGCAGCTTGCCGCTGGCACTGGCCGGGGTAGGGGTGACGTTGTTGCTGACGGCGGCTTCGGCGGGCGTGGTCGCGCCTCGGGTTTCCACATCGGACTGA
- a CDS encoding DUF2147 domain-containing protein, with protein sequence MKPKFRLAIAAILLVTAGAAFAAANDTPVGTWKQVDDASGKVTSIIQITDTSGELQAKVLKVMNMSAKQIARDGEHPRCTQCDGARHDQPIEGMTIMWGVRKDDDVWDGGHILDPKSGRVYKVRLKLKDGGQKLDVHGYIGFALLGRSQTWVRQD encoded by the coding sequence ATGAAGCCGAAGTTCCGACTCGCCATTGCCGCGATCCTGCTGGTCACTGCCGGCGCGGCCTTCGCCGCCGCCAACGACACCCCCGTCGGCACCTGGAAGCAGGTGGACGACGCCAGCGGCAAGGTCACCTCGATCATCCAGATCACCGACACCAGCGGCGAGCTGCAGGCGAAGGTGCTCAAGGTCATGAACATGAGCGCCAAGCAGATCGCCCGCGACGGCGAACATCCCCGCTGCACACAGTGTGACGGCGCGCGCCACGATCAACCGATCGAGGGCATGACCATCATGTGGGGCGTGCGCAAGGACGACGACGTGTGGGACGGCGGCCATATCCTCGACCCCAAGAGCGGCAGGGTCTACAAGGTGAGGCTCAAGCTCAAGGACGGCGGCCAGAAGCTCGACGTGCACGGCTACATCGGCTTCGCCCTGCTGGGCCGCAGCCAGACCTGGGTCCGACAAGACTGA
- the apbC gene encoding iron-sulfur cluster carrier protein ApbC, whose product MTQVDEALVRHILQGLTDPHTGTPLADAVRAVGVDGAKVSVDLLLAYPAAGAVDTLAAQVRQALEADPAIESAAASVSCRVHVHKVQGTLGPLPDVKNIIVVASGKGGVGKSTVAANLALALQAEGARVGVLDADIYGPSQPRMLGISGKPASPDGKSITPMQAHGLQAMSIGFLVDEETPMIWRGPMVTQAMMQLLTDSRWEMLDYLVIDLPPGTGDIQLTLSQKVPVAGAVIVTTPQDIALLDARKALKMFEKVEVPVLGVVENMATHVCSNCGHEEHIFGEGGGRRMAEQYGVAYLGSLPLDIRIREQADGGTPTVVAMPDSELAARYREIARNAAARLSLQPRNKSLGLGKIVVQGAPSA is encoded by the coding sequence ATGACGCAGGTCGATGAAGCACTGGTCCGCCATATACTGCAGGGGCTGACCGACCCGCATACCGGTACGCCGCTGGCCGACGCCGTGCGGGCAGTGGGTGTGGACGGCGCGAAAGTGTCGGTCGACCTACTGCTGGCATATCCGGCCGCAGGAGCGGTCGACACGCTGGCTGCCCAGGTCAGGCAGGCGCTGGAAGCGGATCCTGCGATCGAGTCCGCGGCAGCCTCGGTGAGTTGCCGCGTTCATGTGCACAAGGTGCAGGGCACGCTCGGCCCGCTGCCCGACGTGAAGAACATCATCGTGGTGGCATCAGGCAAGGGTGGCGTCGGCAAATCCACCGTGGCGGCCAACCTCGCGCTGGCGCTGCAGGCCGAAGGTGCCAGGGTCGGCGTGCTCGACGCGGATATCTACGGCCCCAGCCAGCCACGCATGCTAGGTATCAGCGGCAAGCCTGCATCGCCTGATGGCAAGAGCATCACGCCGATGCAGGCGCATGGTCTGCAGGCGATGTCGATCGGATTCCTGGTGGACGAAGAGACGCCGATGATCTGGCGCGGTCCGATGGTGACCCAGGCGATGATGCAGCTGCTGACCGATTCGCGCTGGGAGATGCTCGATTACCTGGTGATCGACCTGCCGCCCGGCACCGGCGACATCCAGCTTACACTGTCGCAGAAGGTGCCGGTGGCCGGCGCGGTGATCGTCACCACGCCGCAGGACATCGCGCTGCTGGACGCGCGCAAGGCGCTGAAGATGTTCGAGAAGGTGGAGGTGCCGGTACTCGGCGTGGTCGAGAACATGGCGACCCACGTCTGTTCCAACTGCGGGCACGAGGAACACATCTTCGGCGAGGGCGGCGGTCGCCGCATGGCCGAACAGTACGGCGTGGCCTACCTCGGCTCGCTGCCGCTGGATATCCGCATCCGCGAGCAGGCCGACGGTGGTACGCCCACCGTGGTGGCGATGCCCGACTCGGAACTGGCCGCACGCTATCGCGAAATCGCGCGCAATGCCGCAGCGCGGCTGTCGCTCCAGCCGCGAAACAAGTCGCTGGGACTGGGCAAGATCGTGGTGCAGGGCGCGCCGTCGGCATGA
- the dcd gene encoding dCTP deaminase yields MSIKSDKWIRRMAEQHGMIEPFEPGQVKTRDGQRLVSYGTSSYGYDVRCAREFKVFTNINSTIVDPKAFDPDSFVDVQSDVCIIPPNSFALARTVEYFRVPRDVLVVCLGKSTYARCGIIVNVTPLEPEWEGHVTLEFSNTTPLPAKIYANEGVAQMLFFESDEPCETSYRDRGGKYQGQQGVTLPRT; encoded by the coding sequence GTGAGTATCAAGTCCGACAAGTGGATTCGCCGCATGGCCGAACAGCACGGCATGATCGAGCCGTTCGAGCCAGGCCAGGTGAAGACGCGCGATGGCCAGCGGCTGGTGTCCTATGGCACCTCCAGCTATGGCTACGACGTGCGCTGCGCGCGCGAATTCAAGGTGTTCACCAACATCAACTCCACCATCGTCGATCCGAAGGCGTTCGATCCGGACAGCTTCGTCGACGTGCAGTCGGATGTGTGCATCATTCCGCCCAATTCCTTCGCGCTGGCACGTACCGTGGAATATTTCCGGGTTCCGCGCGACGTGTTGGTGGTGTGCCTGGGCAAGAGCACCTATGCCCGCTGCGGCATCATCGTGAACGTCACCCCGCTGGAACCGGAGTGGGAAGGGCATGTGACGCTGGAGTTCTCCAACACCACGCCGTTGCCGGCCAAGATCTACGCCAACGAGGGTGTGGCGCAGATGCTGTTCTTCGAATCCGACGAGCCCTGCGAGACCAGTTACCGGGATCGTGGCGGCAAGTACCAGGGCCAGCAGGGCGTGACCTTGCCGCGTACCTGA
- a CDS encoding HIT family protein → MSNESFTLDPRLQADTHGVATLSLCDVLLMDDDRFPWLILVPRTPGCAEVSDLPVADQARLWHEVAIATAALRAVVSCDKINLGALGNIVRQLHVHVVARREGDAAWPGPVWGSGQAPRREAPARELLVERLRAALSNDTVTS, encoded by the coding sequence ATGAGCAACGAGAGCTTCACCCTCGACCCGCGCCTGCAGGCCGACACGCACGGCGTCGCGACGCTGTCCCTGTGCGACGTCCTGCTGATGGATGACGACCGCTTTCCGTGGCTCATCCTAGTGCCGCGCACGCCCGGATGCGCGGAAGTGAGCGATCTGCCGGTTGCTGACCAGGCACGGCTCTGGCACGAAGTCGCCATAGCGACCGCCGCGCTGCGCGCCGTCGTGTCCTGCGACAAGATCAACCTGGGTGCACTGGGCAACATCGTGCGGCAACTGCACGTACACGTGGTGGCGCGTCGCGAAGGCGATGCGGCGTGGCCTGGCCCGGTGTGGGGAAGCGGTCAGGCGCCGCGCCGGGAGGCGCCTGCGCGCGAACTGCTGGTGGAGCGTCTGCGCGCGGCCCTGTCGAACGACACCGTCACGTCGTAA
- a CDS encoding dienelactone hydrolase family protein — MGQHINIPTSRTQCIGGYLAEPAGKPKGGIVVIQEIFGVTQHMRDVADRFAAAGYTAIAPSFFDHLEAWLELDYDDVGLARGRALVAELGLDRPLEDVASAANAIASAGRIGTVGFCWGGTVALLAAQQLGLPSVSYYGARNLSLLGREPKAPLMFHFGDNDASIPPEAVQRHRDALPETEIFTYAGADHAFNRNSDPHYHHASATLAWQRTLAFFEKHLAAA, encoded by the coding sequence ATGGGCCAGCACATCAACATTCCCACCTCGCGCACCCAGTGCATCGGCGGCTATCTGGCCGAGCCGGCCGGCAAGCCCAAGGGCGGTATCGTGGTGATCCAGGAAATTTTCGGCGTCACCCAGCACATGCGGGACGTCGCCGACCGCTTCGCCGCGGCCGGCTACACCGCGATCGCCCCGTCCTTCTTCGATCATCTGGAAGCCTGGCTGGAGCTCGATTACGACGACGTCGGCCTGGCCCGGGGCCGGGCACTGGTCGCCGAACTGGGGCTGGACCGGCCGCTGGAAGACGTGGCCAGCGCGGCCAACGCCATCGCCTCGGCTGGCCGGATCGGCACCGTGGGGTTCTGCTGGGGCGGCACGGTGGCACTGCTTGCGGCCCAGCAGTTGGGGCTGCCTTCGGTGAGCTACTACGGCGCACGCAACCTTTCGCTACTGGGACGCGAGCCGAAGGCGCCACTCATGTTCCATTTCGGCGACAACGACGCCTCGATTCCGCCTGAAGCCGTGCAGCGGCATCGCGATGCCCTGCCCGAGACCGAGATATTCACCTATGCCGGCGCCGATCACGCCTTCAACCGCAATAGCGACCCGCACTATCACCATGCCAGCGCCACACTCGCGTGGCAGCGCACACTGGCCTTCTTCGAAAAGCACCTGGCCGCAGCATGA
- the rimO gene encoding 30S ribosomal protein S12 methylthiotransferase RimO — MSQTSQKIGFVSLGCPKALVDSERILTQLKVEGYQIVPSYNEADAVVVNTCGFIDAAVQESLDSIGEALSENGKVIVTGCLGKRADLIREAYPDVLSISGPQDYASVMGAVHAALPPARNKFLDLVPDTGVKLTPKHYAYLKISEGCNHRCSFCIIPSMRGNLVSRPVDEVLLEAEKLVKGGVKELLVISQDTSAYGVDLKYAERPWRDRQWQTRMTGLCEGLAELGVWTRLHYVYPYPHVDEVMPLMADGKILPYLDIPFQHASPRILKLMKRPGNIDKTLERIQNWRRQVPDLTIRSTFIVGFPGETDAEFEELLDFLREAELDRVGAFTYSPVEGARANELPGAVSEELKEDRLEQFMAVQAEISAAKLQHKIGRTMRVLVDEAGVDGAVARSAADAPEIDGTVLIADGQALKPGQFVDVLIEGAGDHDLHARLAQPTLTIV; from the coding sequence ATGTCGCAGACTTCTCAGAAAATCGGTTTCGTCAGCCTCGGCTGCCCCAAGGCGCTGGTGGATTCGGAGCGCATCCTCACCCAGCTCAAGGTCGAGGGCTACCAGATCGTGCCCAGCTACAACGAGGCCGATGCGGTGGTGGTGAATACCTGCGGCTTCATCGACGCGGCGGTGCAGGAGTCGCTGGATTCGATCGGCGAGGCGCTCAGCGAGAACGGCAAGGTGATCGTCACCGGCTGCCTGGGCAAGCGCGCGGACCTGATCCGCGAGGCCTACCCAGACGTGCTGTCGATCAGCGGCCCGCAGGACTACGCCAGCGTCATGGGTGCGGTGCACGCGGCGCTGCCGCCCGCGCGCAACAAGTTCCTGGACCTGGTGCCGGACACTGGGGTCAAGCTCACGCCCAAGCACTACGCGTACCTGAAGATTTCCGAAGGCTGCAATCATCGCTGCAGCTTCTGCATCATCCCGTCGATGCGCGGCAACCTGGTCTCGCGCCCGGTCGACGAGGTGCTGCTCGAGGCCGAAAAGCTGGTCAAGGGTGGCGTCAAGGAACTGCTGGTGATCTCGCAGGACACCAGTGCCTATGGCGTGGACCTGAAGTACGCCGAGCGCCCGTGGCGGGACCGCCAGTGGCAGACCCGCATGACCGGTCTGTGCGAAGGCCTGGCCGAGCTGGGCGTATGGACCAGGCTGCACTACGTCTACCCGTATCCGCACGTGGACGAGGTGATGCCGCTGATGGCCGACGGCAAGATCCTGCCGTACCTCGACATTCCGTTCCAGCACGCCAGTCCGCGCATCCTGAAACTGATGAAGCGCCCGGGCAACATCGACAAGACGCTGGAGCGTATCCAGAACTGGCGCAGGCAGGTGCCGGATCTCACCATCCGCAGCACCTTCATCGTCGGGTTCCCTGGCGAGACGGATGCCGAGTTCGAGGAGCTGCTGGACTTCCTGCGCGAGGCCGAGCTGGACCGCGTTGGCGCCTTCACCTACTCGCCGGTGGAGGGTGCCAGGGCCAACGAACTGCCCGGCGCCGTGTCCGAGGAGCTCAAGGAAGACCGCCTGGAGCAGTTCATGGCGGTGCAGGCGGAAATCTCCGCCGCGAAATTGCAGCACAAGATCGGTCGCACGATGCGCGTGCTGGTGGACGAGGCCGGTGTCGATGGTGCCGTGGCACGTTCGGCCGCGGACGCGCCGGAGATCGACGGCACCGTGCTGATCGCCGACGGTCAGGCGCTGAAGCCGGGCCAGTTCGTCGATGTGCTGATCGAGGGCGCGGGCGACCACGACCTGCATGCGCGCCTGGCGCAGCCTACGTTGACCATCGTGTAA
- a CDS encoding DUF3025 domain-containing protein has product MRYEAPAREAVDRRVFVRQPLRAWNAYADLLHGADWPSIDELNARLPAGATTRFAAQTRELLADGLHYEQRIAERGLIATRERNWHDLFNALIWLRHPEVKRALNARQVVEIASMGTKRRSRAQCALTHFDEAGVIVTVRDPDLLTLWDAHDWYGLFWRCREAWLDGSIQVAVVGHALLEHALTPGQLLVGKALVQSVSDDSGLACAEAIGDGRLLCDPQELRPLPLSGIPGWHAGNDDEAFHRAAPCYQPLRKGRTYPSPWTWGHPVGESG; this is encoded by the coding sequence ATGCGCTATGAGGCGCCCGCGCGTGAGGCGGTGGACCGGCGCGTATTTGTGCGGCAGCCGCTGCGGGCGTGGAACGCGTATGCGGACCTGTTGCATGGCGCGGACTGGCCATCCATCGACGAGCTCAACGCGCGGCTGCCGGCTGGCGCGACCACGCGTTTCGCTGCGCAGACGCGCGAGCTGCTGGCCGATGGGCTGCATTACGAACAGCGCATCGCGGAGCGTGGCCTGATCGCCACGCGCGAGCGCAACTGGCATGACCTGTTCAATGCGTTGATCTGGCTGCGTCACCCCGAGGTCAAGCGCGCGCTGAATGCACGGCAGGTCGTCGAGATCGCCAGCATGGGGACGAAGCGGCGTTCACGGGCGCAATGTGCGCTGACCCATTTCGACGAGGCCGGCGTGATCGTGACGGTGCGCGATCCGGACCTGCTGACGCTCTGGGATGCGCACGATTGGTACGGCCTATTCTGGCGATGCCGCGAAGCCTGGCTGGATGGCTCCATACAAGTCGCGGTAGTCGGCCACGCACTGCTGGAACACGCGTTGACGCCAGGACAGCTGCTGGTGGGCAAGGCGCTCGTGCAATCGGTATCCGACGACTCCGGCCTTGCCTGCGCCGAAGCGATCGGCGATGGCCGTCTGCTGTGCGATCCGCAGGAGCTGCGCCCCTTGCCGTTGTCGGGCATTCCAGGCTGGCATGCGGGCAACGACGACGAAGCATTCCATCGCGCCGCGCCCTGCTACCAGCCGCTGCGCAAGGGGCGTACCTATCCGTCGCCATGGACATGGGGCCATCCGGTCGGTGAGAGCGGCTGA
- the greB gene encoding transcription elongation factor GreB translates to MSRWRPPSPSSTAIITREGFEKLKAELDHLWHTLRPDVVKALAAAAAEGDRSENAEYTYRKKQLGEIDRRVRYLSKRIPVLKVADGMPAQRETVFFGASIELENVDNGDSHRYRIVGPDETDARRGWISVDSPLARAALKKRIDDEFEAELPGGRVRFVIVEVHYEG, encoded by the coding sequence ATGAGCCGCTGGCGCCCACCGTCCCCCTCATCCACCGCAATCATCACCCGCGAAGGCTTCGAAAAGCTCAAGGCCGAACTCGACCACCTTTGGCACACACTGCGTCCCGACGTGGTCAAGGCGCTGGCGGCGGCCGCCGCCGAAGGTGACCGCTCCGAGAACGCCGAATACACCTACCGCAAGAAGCAGCTCGGCGAGATCGACCGGCGGGTGCGTTACCTCAGCAAGCGCATTCCCGTGCTGAAGGTGGCCGACGGTATGCCGGCCCAGCGCGAGACCGTGTTCTTCGGCGCCAGCATCGAACTGGAGAACGTCGACAACGGCGACAGCCACCGCTACCGCATCGTCGGCCCGGACGAGACCGACGCCCGGCGCGGCTGGATCAGCGTCGACTCGCCGCTGGCCCGCGCCGCGCTGAAGAAGCGCATCGACGACGAATTCGAGGCCGAACTGCCTGGCGGGCGCGTGCGTTTCGTCATCGTCGAGGTGCACTACGAGGGGTAA
- a CDS encoding helicase HerA-like domain-containing protein: MTSILIGRNDRTSVSLDPHYGNRHGMIAGATGTGKSVSLMVLAEGFSKLGVPCFLADVKGDLAGLAMPAGTPGDKLKARLDKLKLTDWTPQANPVVFWDLYGKLGHPVRATVSEMGPTLLGRVLDLNDTQQGVLEIVFKVADDNGWLLLDLDDLRALLGFAVDNSKDISAHYGLISKQSLAAVQRALLQLEQDGATQFFGEPALKLTDLMRQDMTGRGIVNVLAADQLILKPRLYATFLLWLLSELFEQLPEVGDLDQPKLVFFFDEAHLLFNDCPPALQQRVEQVVRLIRSKGVGVYFCSQNPDDVPGEILGQMGNRIQHALRAFTPRDQKAVKAAAETFVPNPALDVTATIGKLAVGEALASTLGQGGVPTPVEDVLVTTPGCRIGAISADERATIRSRSPVGAKYDTAVNRESAAEMLTKRAEEKAADANAVATSAPASGTTGDAGSAWGGAVHDALFGTKRRQGMIETMGKQMVRTMGSQIGRQILRGVLGGIFGGRR, encoded by the coding sequence ATGACCAGCATCCTCATCGGCCGCAACGACCGCACCAGCGTCAGCCTGGATCCCCATTACGGCAACCGCCACGGCATGATCGCCGGCGCCACCGGCACCGGGAAGTCGGTTTCGCTGATGGTGCTGGCCGAGGGTTTTTCGAAGCTCGGCGTGCCCTGTTTCCTGGCCGATGTGAAAGGTGATCTGGCCGGCCTGGCGATGCCCGCGGGCACGCCGGGCGACAAGCTCAAGGCACGCCTGGACAAGCTCAAGCTCACCGACTGGACGCCACAGGCGAACCCGGTGGTGTTCTGGGACCTGTACGGCAAGCTCGGCCACCCGGTGCGCGCCACGGTCAGCGAAATGGGCCCCACCCTGCTCGGCCGCGTGCTCGACCTCAACGACACCCAGCAGGGCGTGCTGGAGATCGTATTCAAGGTGGCCGACGACAACGGCTGGCTGCTGCTTGACCTGGACGACCTGCGTGCGCTGCTCGGCTTCGCGGTCGACAACAGCAAGGACATCTCCGCCCATTACGGCCTGATCAGCAAGCAGAGCCTCGCCGCCGTGCAACGCGCCCTGCTGCAGCTGGAACAGGACGGCGCCACGCAGTTCTTCGGCGAGCCGGCACTGAAGCTGACCGACCTGATGCGCCAGGACATGACCGGCCGGGGCATCGTCAACGTGCTGGCCGCCGACCAGCTGATCCTCAAGCCTCGCCTGTACGCCACGTTCTTGCTGTGGCTGCTGTCCGAACTGTTCGAGCAGTTGCCGGAAGTGGGCGACCTGGACCAGCCCAAGCTGGTGTTCTTCTTCGACGAGGCACACCTGCTGTTCAACGACTGCCCGCCCGCGCTGCAGCAACGGGTGGAACAGGTGGTGCGGCTGATCCGCTCCAAGGGCGTGGGCGTGTACTTCTGTTCGCAGAATCCCGACGACGTGCCAGGCGAGATCCTCGGCCAGATGGGCAATCGCATCCAGCATGCACTGCGCGCCTTCACGCCGCGCGACCAGAAGGCGGTGAAGGCCGCCGCCGAGACCTTCGTGCCGAATCCCGCACTCGACGTCACCGCGACCATCGGCAAGCTCGCCGTGGGCGAGGCACTGGCCTCCACCCTGGGCCAGGGCGGCGTACCCACGCCGGTCGAGGACGTGCTGGTGACCACTCCCGGCTGCCGCATCGGTGCCATCAGCGCCGACGAACGCGCCACCATTCGCAGCCGCTCGCCGGTCGGCGCCAAGTACGACACCGCGGTGAACCGCGAATCGGCCGCCGAGATGCTGACCAAGCGGGCCGAGGAAAAAGCCGCCGACGCGAACGCCGTCGCCACCAGCGCGCCGGCTAGCGGCACAACTGGCGATGCCGGCTCCGCCTGGGGCGGCGCCGTGCATGACGCGCTGTTCGGCACGAAGCGCCGCCAGGGCATGATCGAGACCATGGGCAAACAGATGGTGCGCACCATGGGCAGCCAGATCGGCCGCCAGATCCTGCGCGGCGTGCTGGGCGGCATCTTCGGCGGCCGTCGCTGA
- a CDS encoding transglycosylase SLT domain-containing protein — MSRSVSFRSLRLAPLAAAFVLLGACASQVTKPTPTPPTVKGLYSQLDQASQGYETALQQARADDTAASEKTLTTALDQLRDAAAQCGNTPGCDPQRFFSVFDHLLRLKDGSFIGDELPDEQDSESPSGQVAGLNGAASLPQARRSVTLLHGQKLSELIAMNGPVKAALEMWLTQWRPNLMDAYVNYQYLRHEMWPQYKKADLPEALLFGIMAKESGGKVNAVSRSGAAGPLQFMYATGLRFGLGTVNGFDTRFDPTDAARANAAYINEQLKAFNDNLELTLGAYNGGEGRMRRLVGSDTSISFYNPRIYDQLSQETRDYVPSVLAAAWLFLHPDSYNLRFPRVDGVPGTITLKRPASLSELTVCLGEAGGMQDGWFRTLRNLNPRLDPQQELAAGTVLQVPRLLEKPYAVRCVVGPWPILASDLHNAVVPVVPVRHDPPRMSRATHYRVRPGDTISSIAHRHGCTNLREIERMNRIHHFQIRVGQVIRLPACRR, encoded by the coding sequence ATGTCGCGTTCTGTGTCGTTCCGTTCCCTGCGCCTTGCCCCGTTAGCCGCTGCGTTTGTACTTCTGGGGGCATGTGCCAGCCAGGTCACCAAGCCGACGCCGACACCACCGACCGTGAAGGGGCTCTACAGCCAGCTCGACCAGGCCAGTCAGGGTTACGAGACGGCCTTGCAGCAGGCGCGTGCCGACGACACTGCGGCTTCGGAAAAGACCCTCACGACGGCGCTCGACCAACTGCGCGATGCCGCGGCGCAATGCGGTAATACGCCGGGGTGCGATCCGCAGCGTTTCTTCTCGGTGTTCGACCATCTGCTGCGCCTGAAGGACGGCAGCTTCATCGGCGATGAGCTGCCCGACGAGCAGGACAGCGAGTCGCCCAGCGGTCAGGTCGCCGGCCTGAACGGTGCGGCCAGCCTGCCGCAGGCGCGGCGCAGCGTGACCCTGCTGCACGGACAGAAGCTTTCCGAGCTGATCGCGATGAACGGCCCGGTGAAGGCTGCACTGGAAATGTGGCTGACGCAGTGGCGCCCGAACCTGATGGACGCTTACGTCAATTACCAGTACCTGCGTCACGAGATGTGGCCGCAGTACAAGAAGGCCGACCTGCCGGAGGCGTTGCTGTTCGGCATCATGGCCAAGGAGTCCGGCGGCAAGGTGAATGCGGTCTCGCGGTCGGGTGCAGCCGGGCCGCTGCAGTTCATGTACGCGACGGGCCTGCGCTTCGGACTTGGCACGGTCAATGGCTTCGATACCCGCTTCGACCCCACCGATGCCGCCCGCGCCAATGCGGCCTATATCAACGAACAGCTGAAGGCGTTCAACGACAATCTGGAGCTGACACTGGGTGCCTACAACGGCGGCGAGGGACGCATGCGCCGGCTGGTCGGCAGCGATACCTCGATCAGCTTCTACAATCCGCGCATCTACGACCAGCTTTCGCAGGAAACCCGCGACTACGTGCCGTCGGTGCTGGCGGCGGCGTGGCTGTTTCTGCATCCGGACAGCTACAACCTGCGTTTCCCCAGGGTCGATGGGGTGCCGGGTACGATCACGCTGAAGCGACCGGCTTCACTGTCGGAGTTGACGGTCTGCCTGGGCGAGGCCGGTGGCATGCAGGACGGCTGGTTCCGTACCCTGCGTAACCTCAACCCGCGCCTGGATCCGCAGCAGGAACTGGCTGCCGGCACGGTGCTGCAGGTGCCCAGGTTGCTGGAGAAGCCGTATGCGGTGCGCTGTGTGGTGGGTCCGTGGCCGATCCTGGCGAGCGACCTGCACAACGCGGTGGTGCCGGTGGTGCCGGTGCGGCACGATCCGCCGCGGATGTCGCGGGCAACGCATTACCGGGTACGGCCGGGTGACACCATCAGCAGCATTGCGCACCGTCACGGCTGCACGAACCTCCGCGAGATCGAGCGGATGAACCGGATCCATCACTTCCAGATCCGGGTCGGGCAGGTGATCAGGCTGCCGGCCTGCCGCCGCTAG